A region from the Lolium perenne isolate Kyuss_39 chromosome 4, Kyuss_2.0, whole genome shotgun sequence genome encodes:
- the LOC127347114 gene encoding uncharacterized protein, translating into MPPIRRHLDCARSAATPYPNGGWLSRRHRRSRTRRADGDGALPANVLSEIIARASSGAADVARFSSTCRRWGFAVATHAAAICRVLPPPTRYQTHLTLGFFHQENEDARAFHRRRRPCDSAQPSFVPTASASAHLLSTLSLGSHLLGGLFEHARPVASRNGRLVLELRREERAQGLTLSVYNPMTGEVSVLPSLAGEDCPGYYACAILTGDDLDAASTPPGFFRVLLVYNRRSFTALRIFSSDVGSWGAEGRMPGAKMDAGKLRRLGPAVVVRGVAYWPMHRAALGVRLDGAPMEAITDVCFVPYIEHYFPDYRLLGVTPDGSLSFVYALFTGLTITVESLKPQSLVTEWELRELIDVPEGPVSSGTAFKLRWFNEKSGTVLFTSREGGDATSGAFMLNLATNSLEKLAGGVECHGWRNFCGYEMDRAALLASIARF; encoded by the coding sequence ATGCCTCCGATTCGACGACACCTGGATTGCGCCCGTTCCGCGGCGACGCCGTACCCCAACGGCGGGTGGCTGTCGCGACGCCACCGCCGGAGCAGAACCAGGCGCGCCGATGGTGATGGGGCCCTACCGGCCAACGTCCTCTCCGAGATCATTGCCCGCGCATCTTCGGGCGCCGCCGACGTCGCGCGCTTCTCCTCCACGTGCCGCCGCTGGGGCTTCGCCGTGGCGACGCACGCCGCCGCCATCTGCCGCGTTCTGCCTCCGCCCACACGGTACCAGACGCACCTCACCCTCGGCTTCTTCCATCAAGAAAACGAAGACGCCCGCGCCTTCCACAGGCGCCGCCGACCTTGCGACTCCGCGCAGCCGAGCTTCGTGCCGACAGCGTCCGCCTCGGCGCACCTCCTAAGCACGCTGTCGCTGGGCTCCCATCTCTTGGGCGGCCTGTTCGAGCATGCCCGCCCTGTCGCGTCCCGGAACGGGCGCCTCGTCCTGGAGCTCCGGCGCGAGGAGCGCGCCCAAGGCCTCACCCTCAGCGTCTACAACCCCATGACCGGGGAGGTGTCCGTGCTTCCCTCCCTCGCCGGCGAGGACTGCCCCGGGTACTACGCGTGCGCCATACTCACGGGCGACGATCTTGACGCCGCCAGCACTCCGCCGGGCTTCTTCCGCGTGCTCCTCGTCTACAACCGCCGCAGTTTCACGGCGCTGCGGATCTTCTCCTCCGACGTCGGCAGCTGGGGGGCGGAAGGCAGGATGCCCGGCGCAAAGATGGATGCCGGTAAGCTGCGCCGGCTAGGCCCTGCTGTCGTGGTCCGCGGAGTGGCATACTGGCCCATGCACCGTGCGGCGTTGGGCGTGCGCCTCGACGGCGCACCCATGGAGGCGATCACGGATGTTTGCTTCGTGCCCTACATCGAGCACTATTTTCCGGATTACCGCTTGCTGGGCGTGACACCGGACGGGAGCCTGAGCTTCGTCTACGCGCTATTCACCGGCCTCACCATCACCGTGGAGAGCCTGAAGCCGCAGAGTTTGGTTACTGAGTGGGAGTTGCGCGAATTGATCGACGTTCCCGAAGGCCCGGTGAGTTCAGGGACTGCGTTTAAGTTGCGGTGGTTCAACGAGAAGAGCGGCACAGTGTTATTCACCTCCAGGGAAGGCGGAGACGCTACCAGCGGCGCCTTCATGTTGAACCTCGCGACGAATTCGCTGGAGAAGCTTGCGGGTGGCGTCGAGTGCCATGGATGGAGAAACTTCTGCGGGTACGAGATGGACCGCGCGGCGCTCCTTGCTTCCATAGCTCGCTTCTGA